The following proteins come from a genomic window of Pichia kudriavzevii chromosome 1, complete sequence:
- a CDS encoding uncharacterized protein (PKUD0A05180; similar to Saccharomyces cerevisiae YLR256W (HAP1); ancestral locus Anc_1.380), whose product MKSEEQSRSQSKDLKTTRKRNRVPVSCRVCRKRKVKCDKQQPHCLNCIKNNVQHLCVYAKPDWAKDSPPPEATIDNDPKPVTVKQEDTNERLELAHSLQKELDEMKLKVKALESENNELKKKMVNIPTVNEVTSTTSSLLVKPRDTDDLLDSIFNSNILFLAQQGNHYNIHITYQISVFSWMFIIKSDIYLNDLWMKILKLRQHYEYYYHKGTMEKNMISQYRNFKMKSLSPQIIPKEKTNEHTSKLKNFLEKSLNIKRATNHRVQSPTTLKNDITGEIEVSTPSSMLLQKQPQHPNKCPVTGVVGVCPIGENIMNSPLKSSNGQNHNAEDTAFDPKTQENKLNDCGRPKKQTTHQHPHLTHRSHHPDIKKCPVFYPVTGNPTVNSKSGTPTNDDQSDMDDMLEDNKVCPLIAGDGKALFKEKLTKMNISAIRESYSKSPMSSMDSPTLINQKRRSGSLSPSKSKSMPMIPSGPSTPLSDIKPQDSEKLQNYVPIAMKPESSPTSRQNSLKRMASSEYPYGGKMKKLKTISPAFIKSLNYNNTKQIINVIEQHLPPKKIVLLLIDRFFDKIYIHMPYVDETSFRHRVNLIIKASDLNSQRIKLSSIGNQYCEEFLTLCLMLIILRLSWLSLPDKSREGLNSNELLLMKPENFISLVLVEMVKEIFSNAKILTKPSAIIFQVGLYLRIYSTLSPEDGFDTDNSYTSNANFNNPQQTDPNSRSNSTSMSSSSVNSNDLSGDLTNESPNMNSPVYISMLVQLARTIGLNRDPLNFKNFYPKPNDDEATVARLFRKRHLWRKLWFGLLFVTIEANLSLGDYKKGLPIELDLDPTLGTSVNKTWDCRLPGGIEQGVLENSFKGGKILQRELCVVQSFRESIISYKWIYRGMKLLFNVDEPPSTTELEKIISKLSEIICEKSKYGYGIDLIMGNQEIVNPFRARNSSVWIKKYTNQIKILRLKVHLIIKNMIFTLTYLLFLNHEQKLSKLLGQKHASVEKIEKQRIYIETFFESSLLSAIESFKLFIQFMDEHENAFTNCSTGLLIYPFLLILNHRSHEFLISLILRIQQNSPIIMEVLKKNKIDPKELQKRLFTYVETFIERLDLLTKRYYYAWVLRRLVKFFHNILTNSQKLFKLNFKKMNVSDTGKATSELKSDTLPSKVHKNEETNHSNNCDGSTTSNNGKSAFEIAFGTSKLPPVTDFTHDDRREINFNPLISNSDILFNQQQQQQQQQQQRHNHYNLQQGHQQHQPLTNNQPGLSDKGNNNDSKIPQTGSNNLTNVLFQNMEADLNFNANMKNTQTTPTIGYDDVNTVPMVSSNSDSSVHMNAELPAIFDDQFLNDIGSFGLDGMNIPGLMGLQRGLSSDGLTPPASALGLNVGNTPDTIIESSALNNEATSMHMGGGFYNAMMGQTGNINSVDHRVNSNVMGRPEMYNPLNEIDFTNIDLNTPVDNLMYGFEMPIPDSGNTRTEGGGENASNAQGSNNLTSSSMWNFF is encoded by the coding sequence ATGAAAAGTGAAGAACAAAGCCGATCGCAGTCGAAAGATCTAAAAACCAcaagaaagagaaacagaGTTCCAGTTTCTTGTCGAGTATgtcgaaaaagaaaggtcAAGTGTGATAAGCAACAGCCACATTGCTTAAACTGTATTAAAAACAATGTCCAGCATTTGTGTGTCTATGCAAAACCTGATTGGGCTAAAGATTCTCCTCCTCCAGAGGCAACTATCGATAATGATCCCAAACCGGTAACCgtcaaacaagaagataCAAATGAACGATTAGAACTAGCACATTCATTACAAAAAGAACTAGATgagatgaaattgaaagtaAAGGCATTGGAAAGTGAGAATAATgagttaaagaagaaaatggtgaatatCCCCACTGTTAATGAAGTAACAAGTacaacttcttctctgCTGGTGAAACCGAGAGATACTGACGATTTGTTGGACTCTATATTCAATTCGAATATCTTGTTTCTTGCACAGCAAGGCAACCACTACAATATACATATCACCTACCAAATTAGCGTGTTCTCCTGGATGTTTATTATCAAAAGTGATATATACTTGAATGACTTGTGGATGAAGATACTGAAATTGCGACAACATTATGAATACTACTACCATAAAGGAACAATGGAGAAAAACATGATATCTCAGTATAGAAACTTTAAGATGAAAAGCCTATCACCACAAATCATTCCGAAGGAAAAAACTAATGAGCATACAAGTAAATTAAAGAactttcttgaaaaaagtttgaatatTAAGAGGGCAACAAATCATAGAGTTCAAAGTCCAACtacattgaagaatgatATCACAGGTGAAATTGAGGTTAGTACCCCTTCTTCAATGTTGTTGCAAAAGCAACCTCAACATCCTAACAAATGTCCTGTCACGGGTGTTGTTGGGGTGTGTCcaattggagaaaatataatgaaTTCTCCACTCAAGAGTAGTAATGGTCAGAATCACAATGCTGAAGACACGGCATTCGATCCCAAGACccaagaaaataaactaaatGATTGTGGACGACCTAAAAAGCAAACAACACATCAACATCCTCATTTAACACACCGTAGCCACCACCCAGACATTAAAAAATGCCCTGTTTTTTATCCCGTTACGGGCAATCCTACTGTCAATTCTAAGTCAGGAACTCCTACAAACGATGATCAGAGTGATATGGATGATATGCTTGAGGATAATAAAGTTTGTCCATTGATAGCTGGGGACGGAAAGGCATTGTTCAAGGAGAAATTAACAAAGATGAATATAAGTGCAATCAGAGAATCTTATTCCAAATCACCGATGTCATCGATGGACTCACCTACTCTAATTAATCAAAAACGTAGATCTGGATCATTATCACCATCTAAATCCAAGAGTATGCCCATGATTCCATCGGGACCATCGACGCCACTGTCAGATATTAAGCCACAAGATAGTgagaaattgcaaaattaTGTTCCTATTGCGATGAAACCCGAATCATCACCTACTTCAAGGCAGAACAGTTTGAAAAGGATGGCATCTTCCGAATATCCGTATGGtggaaaaatgaaaaaattaaagacCATTTCTCCAGCTTTTATCAAATCTTTAAATTATAACAATACCAAGCAAATAATAAACGTCATTGAACAGCATCTACCGCCAAAGAAAATTGTTTTACTACTCATTGATAgattttttgataaaatatatatCCATATGCCatatgttgatgaaacctCTTTTAGGCATAGAGTTAATTTGATTATCAAAGCATCAGACTTAAACAGCCAAAGGATAAAACTTTCATCAATTGGTAATCAATATTGTGAGGAGTTTTTGACATTGTGCCTAATGTTAATCATACTCAGATTAAGTTGGTTGTCATTGCCGGACAAATCAAGAGAAGGCCTAAACTCTAACGAATTGCTATTAATGAAGCCTGAAAATTTCATATCATTGGTTTTAGTTGAAATGGTCAAGgagatattttcaaatgctAAAATTTTGACAAAGCCTTCTGCTATAATCTTCCAAGTTGGATTATATTTAAGAATATACTCAACATTGTCGCCTGAGGATGGGTTTGATACTGATAATTCTTACACGAGCAATGCAAACTTTAATAATCCGCAGCAGACAGATCCAAATAGTAGGTCCAACTCCACTTCAATGTCTTCATCGTCAGTTAATTCCAACGATTTGTCCGGAGACTTGACAAATGAGTCCCCTAATATGAATTCACCTGTATATATTTCAATGTTAGTACAATTGGCTAGAACAATTGGATTGAACAGAGATCCGTTAAATTTTAAGAACTTTTATCCAAAGCCGAATGATGATGAGGCAACAGTTGCAAGATTGTTCAGAAAAAGACATTTGTGGAGAAAGTTGTGGTTTGGGTTGTTATTTGTCACAATTGAAGCAAATTTGAGCTTAGGCGATTATAAGAAGGGTTTACCTATTGAGCTTGATTTAGACCCGACACTGGGTACTTCTGTAAACAAAACTTGGGACTGTAGATTGCCAGGTGGTATTGAACAAGGTGTTTTAGaaaattctttcaaagGTGGTAAGATATTACAACGTGAATTATGCGTTGTGCAAAGTTTCAGAGAATCCATTATATCATATAAATGGATTTACAGAGGAATGAAATTACTATTCAATGTTGATGAACCTCCTTCAACAACTgagcttgaaaaaatcattagTAAATTATCCGAAATAATATGTGAGAAATCCAAATATGGTTACGGTATTGATCTAATTATGggaaatcaagaaattgtAAATCCATTTAGGGCAAGAAACTCATCTGTTTGgatcaaaaaatataccAACCAAATTAAAATCTTAAGGTTGAAGGTTCATTTGATAATTAAAAACATGATTTTCACATTGACGTATCTCTTATTTTTGAACCACGAACAAAAGCTTAGCAAGCTACTAGGTCAAAAGCATGCGTCCGTggagaaaatagaaaagCAAAGGATATACattgaaactttttttGAGAGTTCATTACTGTCGGCAATTGAGAGCTTCAAATTATTTATTCAATTCATGGATGAGCATGAGAATGCGTTTACAAATTGCAGCACGGGTTTACTAATTTACCCATTTTTGCTAATATTGAATCACCGATCGCAtgagtttttgatttctttgattttgaggatTCAACAGAATTCACCGATTATTATGGAAGttctgaaaaaaaacaagattGATCCGAAAGAGTTGCAAAAGCGGTTATTCACATATGTTGAGACTTTTATAGAAAGGCTAGATTTACTTACCAAGAGGTACTATTACGCATGGGTTCTTAGAAGACTAGTTAAGTTTTTCCATAATATTTTGACAAACTCacaaaaacttttcaagttgaacttcaaaaaaatgaatgTATCTGACACGGGCAAAGCAACATCAGAGCTGAAATCAGATACATTACCCTCTAAAGTTCATAAAAATGAGGAAACCAATCATAGTAATAATTGTGATGGTAGCACTACTAGTAATAACGGGAAATCTGCATTTGAGATTGCCTTTGGTACATCAAAATTACCACCCGTTACTGATTTCACACACGATGATAGAAGagaaatcaatttcaaccCTTTGATCAGTAACTCTGACATTCTGTttaatcaacaacaacaacaacaacaacaacaacaacaacgtCATAACCACTATAACCTACAACAAGGACATCAGCAACACCAGCCCCTTACAAACAATCAGCCAGGTTTATCTGACAAAGGTAATAACAATGACAGCAAGATACCTCAAACGGGCAGTAACAATCTAACCAATGTactatttcaaaatatggAGGCAGATTTGAATTTCAATGCAAACATGAAGAACACACAAACGACTCCTACAATTGGATATGACGATGTGAATACGGTCCCCATGGTGTCGAGCAATTCTGACTCGAGTGTACATATGAATGCCGAATTACCGGCAATATTTGACGATCAATTCCTGAACGATATCGGTAGTTTTGGATTAGATGGTATGAATATACCGGGTCTGATGGGATTACAGAGGGGGTTGAGTAGCGATGGTCTTACACCACCAGCGTCGGCGCTGGGGCTGAACGTGGGGAATACTCCAGATACCATCATTGAGAGCAGTGCTCTGAATAACGAAGCTACCTCGATGCACATGGGGGGTGGGTTTTACAATGCAATGATGGGCCAAACAGGCAACATCAACTCTGTGGACCATAGAGTCAATTCCAACGTTATGGGAAGGCCAGAGATGTACAACCCGCTCAACGAGATTGACTTCACCAACATTGATTTAAACACCCCAGTGGATAATCTAATGTATGGATTCGAGATGCCTATTCCGGACTCCGGAAATACCCGAACTGAGGGCGGTGGCGAGAACGCCAGCAACGCACAGGGCAGCAACAACTTAACTTCCAGCAGTATGTGGAACTTCTTCTAG
- a CDS encoding uncharacterized protein (PKUD0A05190; Pfam Domains: Fungal_trans(7e-10)) — protein MSEKLKHLGMVFNNSNDQKFFKIPNYENDRNHSQVTDSNYPEKLVLPPISSFSSSSPSTLNFNDNLSLSSKIIPTIRHPNQTTPMSSFNPYGSTAPLNTINSINHHNLNDSSLPYGSSPRSSVYFPPPISHNSTNGNNINISNNNTEIRTFFSGVSDIGTPIPSLMSDRIRGVRGNEFIMVSRRADLFSHLNISKDSIIDFHKNYIPMLYNHSRVKNIGPLSGISMVIKDPLTRPLKEEVSAFKKRAFDSILNGDEKIERENLKKHSGVEDIEKIDLNTKIGLCSSVQNISLFSDWALDDGIKVPSNVKDLIDFILEILPNKKIIWSLIDRFFDKMYPLFPYLDQSTFNSDVGKLIESNRENDLNLTEKVKTLKIQKKLDIAIAGILLVVLSFANDSLLVRVDVSKITRTPLEKYLLDHPLSKHTIAISKFCLNQFDLLKKCALPIFQLALLIKEYENSNALTDGGDPDSQICISMLIQMAIAIGLNRDPSKFDIRLSKGKVGNLWRKIWYGLLAIDSRRYILYGRSKCISSDLYDTELPFYDKESSNIDNHQLEKVVLEKIKLNFRFDEAMNEITDYVCSLKNKPNVRVLIEKTLNLERMIEESFESLKSILERKNEDSISQFSKIKDFAIVTQALGLLICIYHHLYLSSQSEKNFHAGRFFKKKEIFYWLYVLSNVECYTTNSQRCFGVGYDMIVSFLVLPIIHKGWVVYFSTYISITAYLIKAERYPVNTKRIEMLQNISKQMTDSSSWYLPCIKLLAKHNFYAWRIFKAHTFILKLIRMKNYFQKSVTQIYNIFENVSDQDLVLFYDLINYKNYKINNVETITFKTSKSIILHNIVGINRNSEHIDEKQNPLDSPFNFKSQMDKSIAEEIWNQPLEEDEYWKNVFLKKQSNIGQGVNLNGEIVGSEASGHSDLSLNDGSIRTPDLLSSNSPFSGYGGIPETDDFFFDQAIYEMFSQQQ, from the coding sequence ATGAGtgaaaaactcaaacaCTTGGGAATGGTCTTCAATAATTCCAATGACcagaaatttttcaaaataccaaattatgaaaatgacCGCAATCACAGTCAAGTAACGGATAGTAACTATCCTGAAAAATTGGTCCTACCTCCAATAAGCTCATTCTCATCTTCCTCTCCTTCGACCCTCAACTTTAATGACAACTTGTCGCTATCTTCTAAAATCATTCCAACTATTCGCCATCCAAACCAAACAACACCCATGTCTAGCTTTAATCCATATGGTAGTACGGCTCCACTGAACACGATCAATTCAATCAACCATCACAACCTCAATGATTCGTCGTTGCCGTATGGATCCAGTCCAAGGTCTTCGGTATATTTCCCACCTCCGATATCTCACAACAGCACCAACGGcaataatatcaacattagcaataacaatacTGAAATTCGTACATTTTTCAGCGGTGTCTCTGATATTGGTACTCCAATTCCCAGTCTAATGTCTGATAGAATTAGAGGTGTGCGAGGGAATGAGTTCATTATGGTCTCGAGAAGAGCAGatttgttttctcatttgAACATTTCTAAAGACTCTATCATTGATTTCCATAAGAACTATATCCCTATGTTATACAACCATTCAAGGGTCAAAAATATTGGTCCCCTATCCGGTATATCAATGGTCATCAAAGACCCGTTGACGAGACCATTGAAGGAGGAAGTGTCTGCATTTAAGAAGAGGGCTTTCGATAGTATTTTAAATGGTGACGAGAAAATCGAAAGGGAGAATTTAAAGAAACATTCTGGTGTAGAAGATATCGAAAAAATAGATCTGAACACAAAAATTGGTTTGTGTTCTAGTGTTCAGAATATATCATTGTTTTCCGATTGGGCATTAGATGATGGGATTAAAGTACCTTCAAACGTCAAAGATTTGATAGATTTCATACTAGAGATTTTACcgaacaagaaaataatttGGTCTTTAATAGATCGCTTCTTTGATAAGATGTATCCTCTATTCCCGTACCTAGACCAGTCAACTTTTAATTCCGATGTTGGGAAACTGATTGAGAGCAATCGTGAAAATGATCTAAATCTTACAGAAAAAGTTaaaaccttgaaaatccaaaaaaagCTTGATATTGCTATAGCTGGTATTCTTTTGGTTGTATTGAGTTTTGCTAATGATTCATTACTCGTTCGGGTGGATGTAAGCAAAATAACAAGAACCCCATTGGAAAAATATCTGCTTGATCATCCACTATCAAAGCATACTATCGCAATCTCCAAGTTTTGTTTGAACCAATTTGATTTACTAAAAAAATGTGCCTTACCAATTTTCCAGCTAGCACTTTTAATCAAGGAATACGAAAATTCAAACGCGTTAACCGATGGTGGTGACCCAGATTCCCAAATCTGTATCTCAATGCTAATACAAATGGCAATTGCTATTGGGTTGAACAGAGATCCATCAAAGTTTGACATTAGATTGAGTAAGGGGAAAGTAGGGAATCTTTGGAGGAAAATATGGTATGGTCTATTAGCTATTGATTCAAGAAGATACATACTGTATGGTAGGAGTAAGTGTATATCTAGCGATCTCTACGACACTGAACTACCATTTTATGACAAGGAATCTTCTAATATTGATAATCACCAGTTAGAGAAGGTTGTGCTAGAGAAAATCAAGCTTAATTTTAGGTTTGATGAAGCTATGAATGAAATCACAGACTATGTTTGTTcattaaaaaataaaccGAATGTTCGAGTGTTAATAGagaaaacattgaatttggaGAGAATGATTGAGGAGTCATttgaatcattgaaatccATAttagagagaaaaaatgaagattcGATAAGTCAGTTTAGTAAAATTAAAGATTTTGCAATTGTCACACAGGCTTTAGGTCTACTTATTTGCatttatcatcatttaTATCTTAGTTCAcaatctgaaaaaaattttcatgcAGGGaggtttttcaaaaaaaaggagaTCTTTTATTGGTTATATGTTCTTTCAAATGTTGAATGCTATACCACTAATTCACAAAGATGCTTTGGTGTAGGTTATGATATGATTGTTTCGTTCCTTGTTTTGCCAATTATCCATAAAGGATGGgttgtttatttttccaCATACATATCAATCACTGCATATTTGATTAAGGCAGAAAGATATCCTGTTAACACCAAGAGGATTGAGATGTTGCAAAATATTAGTAAACAAATGACAGATTCATCCAGCTGGTATTTACCTTGCATCAAACTATTAGCAAAACACAATTTTTATGCGTGGAGAATTTTCAAAGCACACACGTTTATACTAAAATTGATCAGAATGAAGaactattttcaaaagagtGTGACACAGATCTATAATATTTTTGAGAATGTCAGTGACCAAGATTTGGTTTTATTCTACGATCTGATTAATTATAAAAACTACAAGATAAACAATGTGGAAACTATAACTTTCAAGACCTCAAAGAGCATAATTCTTCATAATATAGTGGGAATTAACCGCAATTCAGAACATATTGATGAGAAACAGAACCCATTGGATAGCcctttcaacttcaaatctCAGATGGATAAGTCAATAGCtgaagaaatttggaatcaacCTTTAGAAGAGGATGAGTACTGGAAAAACGTTTTTCTGAAGAAGCAATCAAATATTGGACAAGGTGTAAATTTGAACGGTGAAATTGTTGGCAGTGAGGCAAGTGGCCACTCCGACTTATCACTAAATGATGGATCCATTAGAACCCCTGATTTGCTCTCTTCAAACAGTCCATTCAGTGGATATGGAGGAATTCCAGAGactgatgatttttttttcgatCAGGCGATCTACGAAATGTTCAGTCAGCAACAATAA
- a CDS encoding uncharacterized protein (PKUD0A05200; similar to Saccharomyces cerevisiae YLR253W; ancestral locus Anc_1.383) — protein MLSLHRNSLKLIVNNSAAASHYLRSGGTSFFKYCRKSSIPKLTIPYRSTCRHYTSRTDQNDSRYKKNYEYDRTEDKPMYGHYIGGVVASLFIGGLIVSPGFRQNTVDTILIAERVGVVTVAMVRCFSLYLWTLNGRYTSEQEYYRALSQTHQKAADITLDALRKNGGIYIKLGQHISAMTYLLPSEWTETMTCLQDECPESTLEEIIEMFEYDTGKNFNDFFSDFDTKPLGVASLAQVHRAVLRDTGEEVAVKLQHPSLSKFVPLDVRLTKFVFDMMYKVFPEYPLTWLGDEMQDSIFVELDFRYEALNAKKTQEYFKDYLKLTALRVPDVYTSLPRILIMEFISGARLDDLKYLDEHKISRAEVSACLAHIFNNMIFKSGFVHCDPHHGNIAIRYLKKPKNGHNFEIILYDHGLYRTIPETMKVDYAKFWLALIDKNQQDMKIYGKKFAQIDDSHFPLFAAAITGRDFDHALTGDIQAERSQDEIEKMKQAMMDDGMVLNLMSLLATVPRIVLLILKTNDLVRHLDECLKNPLGQERTFFIMANYCAYTVYQDDMLQNSKYNKKWSINWILGFCTSLTTYYKHTLQLFLYDLVFSVTNLF, from the coding sequence ATGCTATCACTTCATCgaaattctttgaaactGATAGTGAATAACTCAGCTGCGGCAAGTCATTACCTAAGGTCTGGAGGTACTAGTTTTTTTAAATATTGCCGTAAGTCTTCTATACCAAAACTCACTATACCTTATAGAAGTACTTGTAGGCATTACACTTCTAGAACTGATCAAAACGATTCAAggtacaaaaaaaattatgaaTATGATAGAACCGAAGACAAGCCAATGTACGGGCATTACATTGGTGGTGTTGTGGCGTCACTATTCATTGGTGGGTTAATAGTAAGTCCGGGGTTTAGACAAAATACTGTTGATACAATACTAATAGCCGAAAGAGTAGGCGTCGTCACAGTTGCAATGGTGCGTTGCTTTTCCCTTTATCTATGGACACTAAATGGTAGATACACTTCAGAACAAGAATACTACAGAGCTTTATCTCAAACGCATCAAAAGGCAGCAGATATCACTCTTGATGCACTTAGGAAAAATGGTGGTATTTACATAAAGTTAGGCCAACATATCAGTGCTATGACTTATTTACTCCCTTCTGAATGGACAGAAACAATGACATGTCTACAGGATGAGTGCCCTGAATCTACATTAGAAGAAATAattgaaatgtttgaaTATGATACAGGCAAAAACTTCAACgattttttctctgattTTGATACAAAACCTCTTGGTGTTGCATCTCTTGCTCAAGTTCACCGAGCAGTTTTGAGGGACACGGGTGAAGAAGTTGCAGTCAAGCTTCAGCATCCatctttatcaaaatttgTCCCACTAGATGTCAGATTGAccaaatttgtttttgacaTGATGTATAAAGTTTTCCCCGAATATCCTTTAACATGGTTGGGTGATGAAATGCAGGACTCCATCTTTGTTGAGCTTGACTTCAGATATGAAGCACTTAATGCGAAAAAAACACAGGAATACTTCAAGGATTATCTCAAACTCACTGCCCTTCGTGTTCCTGATGTATACACCTCTTTGCCAAGAATTTTGATTATGGAATTCATTTCTGGTGCGAGACTGGATGATCTCAAGTATCTTGATGAGCataaaatttcaagagcTGAAGTCAGTGCTTGCTTAGCtcacattttcaataacatgATTTTCAAGTCCGGATTTGTACATTGTGATCCACATCATGGAAATATTGCCATAAGATACTtaaaaaaaccaaaaaatggacataattttgaaattatttTATACGACCATGGATTATATCGTACTATTCCAGAAACAATGAAGGTTGATTATGCCAAGTTTTGGTTAGCTTTGATTGACAAGAATCAACAAGATATGAAAATTTATGGTAAAAAATTTGCACAAATTGATGACTCTCATTTCCCATTGTTTGCTGCAGCAATCACTGGTAGAGATTTTGATCATGCATTAACGGGTGATATCCAAGCTGAAAGGTCGCAGGATGAGATTGAAAAGATGAAACAGGCAATGATGGACGACGGAATGGTCCTAAATTTGATGTCTCTCCTTGCTACCGTTCCTAGAATTGTGTTATTGATTCTAAAGACTAATGATTTGGTGAGGCATCTAGACGAATGTTTGAAGAACCCTTTAGGCCAGGAAAGaacatttttcattatGGCAAACTATTGCGCTTACACTGTTTATCAAGATGACATGTTGCAGAACTCCAAATATAATAAGAAATGGAGCATTAACTGGATTCTTGGTTTTTGCACCTCCCTGACAACATACTATAAACACACCCTACAGTTGTTCTTGTACGACCTTGTTTTCTCTGTCACAAACTTATTTTAG